One window from the genome of bacterium encodes:
- a CDS encoding helix-turn-helix domain-containing protein codes for MASKDKNYLTIQEVAKKLEERHFDITERTVYRYVQKGKIRAIKIGGWRIEKKDFEKFLEESSNTKK; via the coding sequence ATGGCTTCAAAGGACAAAAACTACCTGACGATTCAAGAAGTCGCCAAAAAATTGGAGGAGCGGCACTTCGACATCACCGAGCGAACGGTGTATCGCTATGTCCAAAAAGGAAAGATACGGGCAATCAAAATCGGCGGCTGGCGTATCGAGAAAAAAGATTTTGAAAAGTTCCTCGAAGAAAGCTCAAACACCAAGAAATAA
- a CDS encoding response regulator — translation MADTKLVLVVEDDPILKNLLGHTFAGKYQTLYASDGNEALSLLAEYKPSLILLDLLLPTMGGFEVLEKIRARTDELKGTPVIVVSNLGQEKDKERARELGANDYLVKAEVSVEEIIGKVEGVLGK, via the coding sequence ATGGCAGATACCAAGCTCGTGCTCGTCGTCGAAGACGACCCGATCCTCAAGAACCTCCTGGGGCATACCTTCGCGGGCAAATACCAGACGCTCTATGCCTCCGACGGCAACGAAGCGCTTTCGCTTCTCGCAGAGTACAAGCCTTCGCTCATTCTCCTCGATCTTCTCCTTCCCACCATGGGCGGCTTCGAAGTGCTTGAGAAAATCCGCGCACGGACCGACGAGCTTAAAGGGACCCCGGTTATCGTCGTTTCGAACCTCGGGCAGGAAAAGGACAAGGAGCGGGCCAGGGAACTCGGTGCGAACGATTATCTCGTAAAGGCGGAGGTGTCGGTCGAAGAGATCATAGGGAAGGTCGAGGGAGTGCTGGGGAAGTAA
- the uvrA gene encoding excinuclease ABC subunit UvrA — MATNPKKKHAQFEGADKLVVKGARTHNLKDIDVTMPRGAMTVITGLSGSGKSSLAFDTIFAEGQRRYVESLSAYARQFLNQMQKPDVDEITGLSPAISIDQKSRSNNPRSTVATVTEIYDYLRVLYARAGQPYCIHHDVPISKLSKEEMIKLILSRAEARSGSAKEGKGSEVLGVAVDKRAITIYAPVVVGRKGEYYQLLYDLLGKGYEKAVIDGKTHSLREKVVLDRNKRHDVDALVDSIFLTEFMRNGTAARERLSEALELALKESDGLVKIKHADGTIETLSSKFICPEDGASFPEVEPRLFSFNSPYGACPNCNGLGTASLFSEELCPVCEGKRLRPEALRVYLSGRKNPKINNGLGMNVVDFTNFSIREAKEFMDHLELSEMRMEIARPIIREITSRLEFMLNVGLDYLTLNRSAATLSGGEAQRIRLASQLGTGLVGALYVLDEPTIGLHQRDNDRLISTLISLKELGNTILVVEHDEDTIFAADYIVDIGPGAGVHGGDVVVSGWLEDLLTAKDNPSGSLTLAYLRGEKEVAVPEERRTSEKGKLQIRGATLHNLVNQNVDIPLGKLVCITGVSGSGKSTFLYDILHKNLAARQAKREAKLSHISSMAGTEYVGRTVLIDQSPIGRTPRSNPATYTGAFTHIRDLFSATSEARARGWKPGRFSFNVAGGRCEACQGNGMIAVEMHFLPTVYVVCDVCEGKRFMKETLEVTFRGKNIYEVLQLTVEEAEKFFNDIPAIADRLASLNSTGLEYLTLGQSATTLSGGEAQRVKIASELYRPITMKTIYLLDEPTVGLHYEDVRKLIEILQELVRRGNTVVVIEHNLDVIKSADYIIDFGPEGGTGGGKVVAKGTPEEVAEAKGSHTGHYLARLLERHRKQKKKDQGSFLV, encoded by the coding sequence ATGGCCACCAACCCAAAAAAGAAGCACGCGCAATTCGAAGGAGCTGACAAGCTCGTGGTGAAAGGCGCACGCACGCATAACCTCAAGGACATCGACGTGACGATGCCGCGCGGTGCGATGACGGTTATCACGGGCCTCTCGGGCTCCGGAAAGTCCTCGCTCGCTTTCGATACAATTTTCGCCGAAGGGCAGCGCCGCTATGTGGAAAGCCTTTCCGCCTATGCCCGCCAATTCCTCAACCAGATGCAGAAGCCGGACGTGGACGAGATAACCGGCCTCTCGCCCGCCATCTCCATAGACCAGAAGAGCCGTTCCAATAACCCGCGTTCGACGGTCGCGACCGTGACCGAAATATACGACTACCTGCGCGTCCTCTATGCCCGCGCGGGGCAGCCGTACTGCATCCATCACGACGTACCTATCTCGAAGCTTTCCAAGGAGGAGATGATCAAACTTATCCTTTCCCGCGCCGAAGCGCGCTCGGGATCCGCAAAAGAGGGCAAAGGAAGCGAAGTGCTCGGGGTCGCGGTTGATAAGCGGGCGATCACGATCTATGCGCCCGTCGTCGTCGGCCGCAAGGGCGAATACTATCAGCTCCTCTACGATCTTCTCGGGAAGGGATACGAGAAGGCGGTGATCGACGGCAAGACGCATTCGCTCCGGGAAAAGGTGGTGCTCGACCGCAATAAGCGCCACGACGTCGATGCGCTCGTCGACAGCATCTTCCTTACGGAGTTCATGCGAAACGGGACGGCAGCCCGCGAGCGCCTCTCCGAGGCCCTCGAGCTCGCGCTTAAGGAGAGCGACGGGCTCGTGAAGATAAAACATGCGGACGGGACGATAGAGACGCTTTCCTCGAAGTTCATCTGTCCCGAGGACGGCGCGTCCTTCCCCGAGGTCGAGCCGCGCCTCTTCTCGTTCAACAGCCCGTATGGCGCATGTCCGAATTGTAACGGGCTGGGTACGGCCTCGCTCTTCTCCGAAGAGCTTTGTCCGGTCTGCGAAGGGAAGCGGCTTCGTCCCGAAGCGCTTCGCGTCTATCTCTCGGGCAGGAAGAATCCGAAGATAAACAACGGGCTCGGCATGAATGTCGTCGACTTCACGAACTTTTCGATACGCGAAGCCAAGGAATTCATGGACCACCTCGAGCTTTCCGAGATGCGCATGGAGATCGCGCGGCCAATTATCCGCGAGATCACGAGCCGCCTCGAATTCATGTTGAACGTGGGGCTCGACTACCTTACTTTGAACCGCTCCGCGGCAACGCTCTCGGGAGGGGAGGCCCAGCGCATCCGCCTGGCTTCCCAGCTTGGTACGGGGCTCGTGGGCGCGCTTTACGTGCTTGACGAACCCACCATCGGCCTTCACCAGCGAGATAACGACCGGCTTATTTCGACTCTGATATCGCTCAAGGAGCTCGGCAACACCATTCTTGTGGTCGAGCACGACGAAGATACGATCTTCGCTGCCGACTATATCGTCGATATCGGCCCGGGCGCCGGAGTCCATGGAGGCGACGTGGTCGTCTCCGGCTGGCTCGAGGACCTGCTTACGGCCAAGGACAACCCGAGCGGTTCCCTGACCCTCGCCTATCTTCGCGGGGAGAAGGAGGTCGCCGTGCCCGAGGAGCGCCGCACGTCGGAGAAAGGCAAGCTCCAGATACGCGGGGCGACGCTCCATAATCTCGTGAACCAGAACGTGGACATCCCGCTCGGGAAGCTCGTCTGCATCACGGGAGTGTCCGGTTCCGGAAAGTCGACCTTCCTGTACGACATCCTTCATAAGAATCTTGCAGCGCGGCAGGCAAAGCGCGAAGCGAAGCTTTCGCATATTTCCTCGATGGCCGGAACCGAATATGTCGGCCGCACGGTTTTGATCGACCAGTCGCCGATCGGCCGGACGCCAAGAAGCAATCCGGCCACCTATACCGGCGCCTTCACCCATATCCGCGACCTCTTCTCGGCGACCTCGGAAGCGAGGGCCAGGGGCTGGAAGCCCGGCCGCTTCTCTTTTAACGTCGCGGGCGGGCGCTGCGAGGCCTGCCAGGGGAACGGCATGATCGCGGTCGAGATGCACTTCCTTCCTACCGTATACGTCGTCTGCGACGTGTGCGAAGGGAAGCGCTTTATGAAAGAGACGCTTGAAGTGACATTCCGGGGAAAGAATATCTACGAAGTCCTCCAGCTCACGGTCGAAGAAGCCGAAAAGTTCTTTAACGATATCCCCGCTATCGCCGACCGACTCGCTTCGCTCAATTCGACGGGGCTCGAATATCTCACGCTCGGCCAAAGCGCGACCACGCTCTCGGGGGGAGAAGCCCAGCGCGTGAAGATCGCCTCCGAGCTCTACCGGCCGATCACGATGAAGACCATCTATCTTCTCGACGAGCCCACCGTCGGCCTCCACTATGAAGACGTTCGCAAACTGATTGAAATACTCCAGGAACTCGTCCGGAGGGGGAATACGGTGGTCGTGATCGAGCACAATCTCGATGTCATAAAATCCGCAGATTACATCATCGACTTCGGGCCGGAAGGAGGGACGGGAGGGGGGAAAGTGGTGGCGAAGGGGACGCCGGAGGAAGTCGCGGAGGCGAAGGGCTCGCATACCGGGCACTATCTTGCGAGGCTTCTGGAGAGGCATAGGAAGCAAAAGAAGAAAGACCAGGGTTCATTCCTAGTCTAA
- a CDS encoding DEAD/DEAH box helicase family protein has product MKFKFDANQDFQINAVNAIVGVFEGQPKRQSVVVNVPALSVSGSLPLQTTYGIYPNELTLSDEEVFANVWKIQEQNKIGNGGTVEEYDFSIEMETGTGKTYVYLRTVFELNKQYGWKKFIVLVPSVAIREGVIKTLQITKDHFAELYDNVPYRFYEYQSKNISQVKRFAESSNLEIMVMTVGAFNKDANVLYAARDQMQGEQPISYIQRSNPVLILDEPQNMEGEATKEALKNFNALARLRYSATHRNPYNLMYQLTPFDAYQLGLVKKIEVYSVTDDDTGISRPSLNLISVESGKALKAKLEAIVKDADGALKRKKLTVKQNDDLAQKTGNDVYAGYIVDELDADAPDLGQIGRIRFRNNVEIRQGEGVANNNEQVMREQIEQTIRRHFEKRNQLRDMGIKVLSLFFIDKVDNYVQSDGFIRSAFIAEFNRLKKDYGADGMDVDTVHKGYFAKRGEEYLERESSIAENQEAYELIMKDKERLLSFDEPTEFIFSHSALKEGWDNPNIFNICTLRETVSVIRKRQEIGRGMRLCVNQDGERIFLRSVNLLSVIANESYTEYVSSLQGEYEEDGIYKSAPLPNNAKRKTTVKLKKDFDKDTDFAGIWERISKKTRYVVQVDSERVIEASAKQIAKLHLAKPKMRVERAGVNIAAEGITANIVGTRAEDLSQTKRTIDPIELIKNETKLTRHTVAEILAKADNTDSFLKNPERFCFEATRIIKAELVKDYVSQIRYEVLPEQYDLKQFEDIPSYKDATHKVNNSIYDAIVYDSDVEKNFAVALDADERVKLFIKMPNWFKVNTPIGGYNPDWAIVTAKRDLQGNEEKERVYFVIETKGDISNLRESEGQKIASAKKHFEVIEVNYKEVENYGQFAEQL; this is encoded by the coding sequence ATGAAGTTCAAGTTTGACGCAAACCAAGATTTTCAAATAAACGCAGTCAACGCCATCGTTGGCGTCTTTGAAGGTCAGCCGAAGCGTCAAAGTGTGGTAGTAAATGTGCCCGCACTTTCCGTTTCCGGCTCATTGCCGCTCCAAACTACATACGGCATCTATCCGAACGAGCTGACGCTTTCCGACGAGGAGGTGTTTGCCAACGTCTGGAAGATTCAAGAGCAAAACAAAATCGGCAATGGCGGCACGGTTGAGGAGTACGACTTTTCTATCGAGATGGAGACGGGTACGGGTAAGACGTATGTGTACCTTCGTACCGTCTTTGAACTCAACAAGCAATACGGATGGAAGAAGTTTATCGTTCTCGTGCCGTCCGTCGCCATCCGCGAGGGCGTCATCAAGACGCTCCAAATCACCAAAGACCACTTCGCCGAGCTGTACGACAACGTGCCGTACCGCTTCTACGAGTACCAGTCCAAGAACATCTCGCAGGTGAAGCGCTTTGCGGAATCCAGCAACCTGGAGATTATGGTGATGACGGTAGGTGCGTTCAACAAGGACGCGAACGTGCTCTATGCCGCCCGCGACCAGATGCAGGGCGAGCAGCCTATCAGCTACATCCAGCGCAGCAACCCCGTCCTCATCCTCGACGAGCCGCAGAATATGGAAGGTGAAGCGACGAAGGAGGCGCTCAAGAACTTCAACGCGCTTGCACGCCTGCGATACTCCGCGACGCATCGCAATCCGTACAACCTCATGTACCAGCTCACGCCGTTCGATGCGTATCAGCTCGGCCTCGTAAAGAAGATTGAGGTGTATTCCGTTACGGATGACGACACCGGCATCTCGCGCCCGTCGCTCAACCTCATCTCCGTTGAATCCGGCAAGGCGCTCAAGGCAAAGTTAGAGGCCATCGTGAAAGATGCCGACGGCGCATTGAAGCGCAAGAAGCTCACCGTCAAACAGAACGACGACCTCGCGCAGAAGACCGGCAACGACGTATACGCCGGCTATATCGTGGACGAGCTTGACGCCGATGCGCCAGACCTCGGGCAGATTGGTAGGATTCGCTTTCGCAACAACGTGGAGATTCGCCAGGGTGAAGGCGTAGCAAACAACAACGAGCAAGTGATGCGCGAGCAGATTGAGCAGACCATCCGCCGCCACTTCGAGAAACGCAACCAGCTCCGCGATATGGGCATCAAGGTGCTCTCCCTCTTTTTCATAGACAAGGTAGACAACTACGTTCAATCAGACGGGTTTATCCGCTCTGCGTTCATAGCCGAGTTCAATCGCCTCAAGAAAGACTATGGCGCTGACGGCATGGACGTGGATACCGTCCACAAGGGATATTTCGCCAAGCGCGGCGAGGAGTATTTGGAGCGAGAGTCCAGCATCGCCGAGAACCAGGAAGCATACGAGCTGATTATGAAGGACAAGGAGCGCCTGCTTTCCTTCGATGAGCCGACGGAGTTCATCTTCTCGCACTCCGCACTCAAGGAAGGATGGGACAACCCAAACATTTTCAATATCTGCACCCTGCGCGAGACCGTTTCAGTCATCCGCAAGCGCCAGGAGATTGGCCGAGGTATGCGCCTCTGCGTCAATCAGGACGGAGAGCGTATTTTCTTGCGCAGCGTCAACCTGCTCTCCGTGATTGCAAACGAGAGCTATACGGAATACGTCTCATCGCTCCAGGGCGAATACGAGGAGGACGGTATCTACAAGTCTGCGCCGTTGCCGAACAATGCCAAGCGAAAGACCACGGTGAAGCTCAAGAAAGATTTTGATAAGGACACGGACTTTGCTGGTATCTGGGAACGCATCTCGAAGAAGACCCGCTATGTCGTGCAGGTTGATAGCGAGCGCGTCATCGAAGCGTCCGCAAAGCAGATTGCGAAGCTCCATCTCGCAAAGCCCAAGATGCGCGTCGAGCGCGCGGGCGTGAACATCGCGGCCGAAGGCATCACCGCAAACATCGTAGGCACCCGTGCCGAGGATTTGAGCCAGACCAAACGCACCATTGACCCTATCGAACTCATCAAAAACGAGACCAAGCTGACGCGCCACACGGTCGCGGAGATTTTGGCGAAAGCGGACAATACCGACTCCTTCCTCAAGAATCCCGAACGCTTCTGCTTCGAGGCAACGCGCATCATCAAGGCCGAGCTGGTGAAGGATTACGTTTCCCAGATTCGCTATGAGGTACTGCCGGAGCAGTATGACCTCAAGCAGTTCGAGGACATCCCGAGCTACAAGGACGCGACGCACAAGGTGAACAACTCCATCTACGACGCCATCGTGTATGACTCCGACGTGGAGAAGAACTTTGCCGTCGCCCTCGATGCCGACGAGCGCGTGAAGCTCTTTATCAAGATGCCCAACTGGTTCAAGGTGAACACGCCTATCGGCGGCTACAATCCCGACTGGGCAATCGTAACGGCCAAGCGAGACCTCCAGGGCAACGAGGAGAAGGAGCGCGTGTATTTCGTGATTGAGACGAAGGGCGACATCTCCAACCTGCGCGAGAGCGAGGGACAAAAAATTGCTTCCGCGAAGAAGCACTTTGAAGTCATCGAGGTGAACTACAAGGAGGTCGAGAACTACGGGCAATTTGCTGAACAACTATGA
- a CDS encoding UvrB/UvrC motif-containing protein — protein MQREDLKKYELPDVPGVYLFTRGKGRSKKILYVGKASSLRDRVRSYFDDDLIATRGPKLVDMITRADGLMHEPTPTVLEALVREAALIRHYDPPANTEGKDGKSFLYAVITDEETPRVLAVRGKDIDFEKLVANGQKLREAYGPFPSGAQLREALRLIGRIFPFFDTERPVTSTGKQTRANIEFNTQIGRYPRGMDRASYLRSIRNVCLFLSGRVKTLKKTLEKDMRQAAKEERFEDAAVMRGQLYAIDHVQDVSLIKPGTEWVPGTTKAVDSGPRIEAYDTAHISGTNAIGVLVAVEGGLPIKKDYRTFKIRTARNDDIASLKEVLGRRLGHPEWPLPRAIVVDGGKTHKKAAEELLKEVGVMIPVVAVVKDEKHRPREVLGALRAGISEADAVLANSEAHRFSLNRHRRARSAAMRR, from the coding sequence ATGCAGCGCGAAGACCTGAAAAAATACGAGCTTCCCGACGTCCCCGGCGTCTATCTCTTCACCCGCGGCAAGGGCAGGTCGAAGAAGATACTCTATGTCGGCAAGGCCTCGTCGCTACGCGACCGCGTACGCTCCTATTTCGACGACGACCTGATCGCGACCAGAGGCCCCAAGCTCGTCGATATGATTACGAGGGCCGACGGGCTCATGCACGAACCCACCCCCACGGTTCTCGAGGCGCTCGTCCGCGAGGCTGCCCTCATCCGCCACTATGATCCGCCCGCGAACACCGAAGGCAAGGACGGCAAGTCCTTCCTCTATGCCGTCATCACGGACGAGGAAACTCCCCGCGTGCTTGCGGTCCGCGGGAAGGATATCGACTTCGAAAAGCTTGTCGCGAACGGCCAGAAGCTCCGCGAGGCATACGGCCCGTTCCCATCGGGAGCACAACTTCGGGAAGCGCTCCGGCTCATCGGCCGCATCTTCCCGTTTTTCGATACCGAGCGGCCTGTTACCAGCACGGGGAAGCAGACAAGGGCGAATATCGAATTCAATACGCAGATCGGGCGCTATCCGCGCGGCATGGACCGCGCGAGCTATCTGCGCTCCATCAGGAACGTCTGCCTCTTCCTTTCGGGACGCGTGAAAACACTCAAGAAGACGCTTGAGAAGGATATGCGGCAGGCGGCGAAAGAAGAGCGGTTCGAAGATGCGGCCGTGATGCGCGGCCAGCTCTACGCGATCGATCATGTGCAGGATGTCTCGCTCATAAAGCCCGGGACCGAATGGGTGCCGGGAACGACGAAAGCGGTCGATTCGGGACCGCGCATCGAAGCGTACGATACGGCGCATATCTCGGGGACGAACGCGATCGGCGTCCTTGTCGCGGTCGAGGGGGGTCTTCCGATAAAGAAGGACTATCGCACCTTCAAGATACGCACGGCGCGAAACGACGATATCGCCTCGCTTAAGGAAGTGCTCGGAAGGAGGCTCGGGCACCCCGAGTGGCCGCTTCCGCGGGCGATCGTGGTTGACGGCGGAAAGACGCACAAGAAAGCGGCGGAGGAGCTTTTAAAGGAAGTCGGAGTCATGATTCCGGTCGTGGCAGTGGTGAAGGACGAGAAGCACCGTCCGCGGGAGGTGCTCGGGGCGCTTCGCGCGGGCATTTCGGAAGCCGATGCGGTGCTTGCGAATTCCGAAGCGCACCGCTTTTCGCTCAACCGGCACCGGAGAGCGCGTTCCGCCGCGATGCGGAGATAG
- a CDS encoding helix-turn-helix domain-containing protein encodes MSEEIQSKTINVSEVAADLNVSRATVLRWIEAGKIPGFFRIGNKWLIRREEYEAFISNSKNIL; translated from the coding sequence ATGAGCGAAGAAATCCAAAGTAAAACGATAAATGTATCTGAAGTCGCTGCCGATTTGAACGTATCGCGCGCAACGGTACTTCGATGGATTGAAGCCGGAAAAATCCCAGGCTTCTTTCGCATTGGAAATAAATGGCTCATTCGACGTGAGGAGTACGAAGCATTTATCAGCAATAGCAAAAATATTTTATGA
- a CDS encoding tyrosine-type recombinase/integrase, with amino-acid sequence MIMQNYISQFINYLHSDKNASVRTMAAYRLDLEKFTEFLESRGKSNIKKVSRDDVRAFLSELTHNGIKKPNSAVTRARKLSSIKSFFKYLVQFDALTINPAAEVETPKLPHKEPSYLTKEEYEALIAAVKRTATPFYLARDLAIVITFLNTGVRLSELVGLKLTSVSLDSAQPTIKVRGKGDKERTIPLNCVVVEVLRKHLEKRPETDVPYLFISRLGNGLSTGSVYHLIKHYIKKAGIKKEHVGVHSLRHTFSVSLLTNGVDLFAIKNLLGHSKLETTSRYLHVSDAGLRDAVNRLT; translated from the coding sequence ATGATTATGCAGAATTATATCTCACAATTCATCAATTACCTTCACAGCGACAAAAACGCATCGGTGCGTACGATGGCTGCATATCGACTTGACTTGGAAAAGTTCACCGAGTTTTTGGAGTCGCGCGGCAAAAGCAATATCAAGAAAGTATCGCGTGATGATGTCCGCGCCTTCCTCTCGGAACTCACGCATAACGGCATCAAGAAGCCGAACAGCGCCGTAACCCGCGCCCGCAAGCTCTCCTCAATAAAATCCTTTTTCAAATACCTGGTGCAGTTTGATGCTCTTACGATAAATCCTGCCGCCGAAGTTGAGACTCCGAAGCTACCGCACAAGGAGCCGAGCTATTTGACCAAAGAAGAATACGAAGCGCTGATTGCTGCCGTAAAGCGCACCGCAACACCGTTTTACCTTGCACGCGACCTCGCCATTGTCATCACATTCCTCAATACGGGTGTCCGTCTCTCCGAGTTGGTAGGGCTCAAGCTCACCAGCGTCAGTCTTGATTCGGCGCAGCCCACCATCAAGGTGCGCGGTAAGGGAGATAAAGAACGCACTATCCCGCTCAACTGCGTGGTAGTCGAGGTATTGCGCAAGCATCTCGAAAAGCGGCCGGAGACCGATGTGCCATATCTCTTTATCAGTCGGCTTGGCAATGGATTGAGCACCGGCAGCGTATACCACCTTATCAAGCACTACATCAAGAAAGCAGGTATCAAGAAGGAGCACGTAGGTGTTCACTCGCTGCGTCATACGTTCAGTGTTTCGCTTTTGACCAACGGTGTTGACCTCTTTGCTATCAAGAATCTTCTCGGCCACTCAAAGCTGGAGACCACGAGCCGCTATCTGCACGTCAGCGATGCTGGTCTCCGCGATGCAGTGAACCGCCTAACATAA
- a CDS encoding site-specific DNA-methyltransferase has translation MKNQPTKVNLASANLSEEKLFELRRILPEAFSENKIDWEKLRTVLGDAVDAHIEKFGFTWAGKGNAIKNVLIPSKATLNPAPDESVMFDESQNLFIEGDNLEVLKLLQKAYFEKVKMIYIDPPYNTGGDFVYKDNFTAPLDNYLHQTGQKNGNGEHLTTNKETNGRFHSDWLSMMYPRLKLAWNLLRDDGVIFISIDDNEVHHLRILLNEVFGEENFIGEFIVVRAEGGGLAHQYVKGHDYLLAYAKSITDFEPLRRPKDIRGKIIEKDGKEYWIEEDWLRREFGKYGTLLYEDIEEVKGANKKAEIDAGLQSGEYQLIKKNGGHIVGRLRLIEEDGSKFYSILKHLSARGNDDLQELEMGKLFDFPKPVSLLRELILGATFFSKNDGDIILDFFAGSGTTAHAVMAQNAEDGGNRKWIAVQLPEKTESDSEAFKAGYKTIADLTKERIRRAAKKLENTDGFKIFKLAASNYPENAFEFDPDKTEDENKAAFEDYLKHAKRAKLIDDLDETSVIYENIVKEGFSLNSKIQEGVPGNNKVYTITDGDRQFSICLDRSIDDTTVKNITEWAKGATFICFDNALSDSQKANLGLHVELKTI, from the coding sequence ATGAAGAACCAGCCAACAAAAGTAAATCTCGCCTCCGCAAATCTCTCCGAGGAGAAGCTGTTTGAGTTGCGGCGTATCCTTCCCGAAGCGTTCAGCGAAAACAAAATTGACTGGGAGAAGCTCCGCACGGTTCTTGGCGACGCGGTGGATGCTCATATCGAGAAGTTCGGCTTTACCTGGGCGGGCAAGGGCAACGCCATCAAGAATGTTTTGATACCGAGCAAGGCCACGCTCAACCCCGCTCCCGACGAGAGTGTGATGTTCGACGAGAGCCAGAATCTTTTTATCGAGGGCGACAACCTCGAAGTCTTGAAGCTTTTGCAAAAGGCGTACTTTGAGAAGGTGAAGATGATTTATATAGACCCGCCGTACAACACCGGCGGCGACTTCGTGTACAAGGACAACTTTACCGCACCGCTTGATAACTACCTCCATCAGACCGGCCAGAAGAACGGCAACGGCGAGCATCTCACGACAAACAAGGAAACCAACGGCCGCTTCCACAGCGATTGGCTCTCAATGATGTATCCGCGTCTCAAGCTCGCGTGGAATCTTTTGCGCGACGACGGCGTTATCTTCATCAGCATTGATGATAACGAGGTGCATCATCTCCGCATATTGCTAAATGAAGTGTTTGGCGAAGAAAACTTTATTGGTGAGTTTATCGTCGTACGTGCAGAAGGGGGTGGTTTAGCACATCAGTATGTGAAAGGACATGATTATCTGCTTGCATACGCAAAGTCTATTACAGACTTTGAACCACTCCGTCGCCCGAAAGATATTAGAGGCAAAATTATTGAGAAAGACGGCAAGGAATACTGGATAGAAGAAGACTGGCTCCGCCGAGAGTTCGGTAAGTACGGCACTCTCCTATACGAAGACATTGAGGAAGTGAAGGGGGCTAACAAGAAAGCGGAAATTGACGCTGGTTTGCAGAGCGGAGAGTATCAACTGATAAAGAAAAATGGCGGCCATATTGTTGGTCGACTTCGCCTAATTGAAGAAGATGGCTCCAAGTTCTACAGCATCCTCAAACATCTTTCTGCGAGGGGAAACGATGATTTGCAGGAATTGGAAATGGGCAAACTCTTTGACTTTCCAAAGCCGGTATCTTTGCTGCGCGAACTCATTTTGGGAGCCACGTTCTTTAGTAAGAATGACGGCGATATTATTCTCGACTTTTTCGCTGGCTCTGGTACCACGGCTCATGCTGTAATGGCACAAAATGCGGAAGATGGAGGCAATCGAAAGTGGATTGCTGTTCAACTACCGGAGAAGACCGAGAGCGATAGCGAAGCGTTCAAAGCCGGATACAAAACTATTGCCGACCTTACTAAAGAACGTATACGCCGCGCCGCAAAGAAGCTAGAAAATACTGATGGCTTCAAAATCTTCAAGCTCGCAGCATCAAACTACCCCGAGAACGCTTTTGAGTTCGACCCAGATAAAACAGAAGACGAGAACAAAGCCGCCTTCGAGGACTACTTGAAGCACGCAAAGCGCGCCAAGCTTATTGACGACCTAGACGAGACGAGCGTCATCTACGAAAACATCGTCAAGGAAGGATTCTCGCTCAACTCCAAGATTCAGGAAGGCGTGCCAGGAAACAACAAGGTCTACACCATCACCGACGGCGACCGGCAGTTTTCTATCTGCCTCGACCGTTCGATTGATGACACGACCGTAAAGAACATCACGGAGTGGGCTAAAGGAGCGACCTTTATCTGCTTCGATAATGCGCTCTCTGACAGCCAGAAAGCAAACCTCGGCCTCCACGTGGAGCTGAAAACGATATAA